One stretch of Procambarus clarkii isolate CNS0578487 chromosome 35, FALCON_Pclarkii_2.0, whole genome shotgun sequence DNA includes these proteins:
- the LOC138371157 gene encoding uncharacterized protein codes for MLSEVIKYVKTCPKCQGRKGALKAQASLQEFPEISELLDRVGADLIDLHCSHSGNRYVLVLVAHLSRYTTLIAIPQKDSRTVARAFFNRFVTVFGSPKVLVSDRGQEFNGDIFREVCLLNRHNVAYGEDYPSEVLNKKRNAWRVAAEASREARGRYAHYYDSNVQPLKLKEGSLVLRINEAAPTNQSRKLSPRWRGPYRVIKKDDPVNVVIMGVFEDQVERTVHINKLKIYHAREELELPSASLIPDPSELTKDSSYESDGENDPLSSLVSSQVHSRHPMVTRSRTV; via the exons ATGTTGTCAGAAGTAATTAAGTACGTGAAGACTTGCCCCAAATGTCAGGGGAGAAAAGGTGCCCTTAAGGCACAAGCCTCACTACAGGAATTTCCGGAGATTTCAGAACTGCTAGACCGAGTGGGGGCTGATTTGATTGATCTCCATTGCAGTCATTCAGGCAATCGGTACGTGTTGGTATTAGTGGCCCATCTGTCCAGATACACCACCTTGATCGCCATCCCTCAAAAAGATTCTCGTACTGTTGCCCGAGCATTTTTTAATAGATTTGTAACTGTATTTGggtctcctaaagttttagtttcggatcgaggtcaggaatttaatggggatatatttagagaagttt gtctgcttaacagacacaatgttgcatatggagaggactatccttcagaagtTCTGAACAAAAAGAGGAatgcttggagagttgcagcggaGGCTTCAAGAGAAGCACGGGGTAGATATGCTCACTATTATGACAGTAATGTACAACCTCTGAAACTGAAGGAGGGCAGCCTGGTCTTGAGAATCAATGAAGCTGCTCccaccaatcagagtaggaaactatcTCCTAGATGGCGGGGGCCGTACAGAGTGATCAAGAAAGACGACCCTGTCAATGTTGTCATAATGGGAGTATTTGAGGATCAGGTGGAAAGAACTGTCCACATTAATAAGTTGAAGATTTACCATGCTAGGGAGGAACTGGaattgccttcagcaagtctaattcctgacccaTCAGAGCTGACTAAGGACTCAAGTTACGAGTCAGATGGGGagaatgaccctctgtcatctctcGTCAGTAGTCAAGTGCACTctcgtcaccccatggtaacaagatctcgcactgtatag